In Erigeron canadensis isolate Cc75 chromosome 8, C_canadensis_v1, whole genome shotgun sequence, the DNA window AGTATATACAAGAAGTGtgagaaataaaagaaaaagaaaatgaattgtttgatacctttttttgtGTGACCCTTTATCTACAAGAAGAATGATGTTGACAGGATTTTGAAGgatgttttctttatttttttataacttttttattcttgttttcatttcattttgggaGGATATATATACTGTAGATGGTATATgcactttttaatatttttttatcgaagatttttagttttgttatcTAGGAAATGTTGGTGTGCATTGTTTAGAATAGGATTAAACtcatattgatattaatataatatagattagTGAAGTTGGATATATTTTGGTTCAatttctaaaaagaaaatgggttgaaagtaAAAGGAgttttattaaaatgtgaatGAATTACTAGATTCTATAAGTTTGTtaagatttatttttatctttattatctAAGAAAACTTAAACTTATTTATCAAAAGTCAATAGAATAAAGTAAAtctttataaaatacatatagcttaattattataaatttatataattcatAAATGTAAGATATGATATTAATTTATGTAGAAAAATGGTCTAACTGGAATTAAAACTTGATTTCTTTTATCTGATGACTAGCATGACTCCCGCACAATGCATTGACGGTGGTGGCAATACGGTGGTGACGGTTGGCGGCGACTAATGGTGGGACAACGAGTACTTTAGGTTatttatgtaaatttaattaatacagTGGTTAgtgaagttattttaaaagttgaagaattgactgtgtaatttttttcattaaagatattttaaatatattagtgTAGATCATTAATTTAGTGAATAAAGACGCGGATGATTCATAAGAAGAGTAGAGGGTATTGTTAAAATATTGCATAGAGTAAcgaaatgaaaattttatatcaatccaactatttttttaagatgctttatgaataatatatattatttataaatatactagcattgtaaccgcgcgatgcggcggcggtttggtggtgacgacgattgATGGTGCTGACGATGGGCGTGGTGGTGTTGTTTATGGTGGGTGCAACTGTGTAAgtaatttgtgtaaatgtaattgatgtaaagtgatagtagatataatttagaagataaaggattaatgatgtaaattattttatatagggtaaaatggtaattttctatctaacacttttatgagagaaaaaataataattattacaaGATAATATAGATTATAACAATTTAATGCAAGTCAGTAGGTTTATTCAGAAAGACATATCTATAATTCTAATTTTGAatctgataataataataaaatgaaggGTATATAAAGTAGTTTTTTTAACCTATTTGGTAAAACATTGATTAATGTGAAATGAAGTTACATAAATGTGAATACAAAGTAACTTGTACCATGACATCATGTTGCTATAAATACCTTTGAAAGAAATTGAGTTAAATtcatacgagcatggtatccgcatAATGCGGCGGTAGTATTGGGGAAGACGGTCTGATTTATTACGaattttgggtagttacgtaaagaaaaaaataaaaaatttcaaggACAAATAAGGTATTTTAAAGACAGAAATGTTTAATTGGaggaatttattttattagagagtagagataaaattatattaatattaatttgtgTATATGGTATTAGATTAATTTacagattttaaaaaattatttgttaagattttcattttcataagaCATCACATCATTACAAATGTTTAATTCAATAATCTAGTATACTACAATTATGTAAAGTCTCCATAATTACAAGtagattttcatttttaacagtcagttttttttttatatatttctatatttttaatttttataacgTCTAAACAAATAgttgctattattattattattattattattattattattattattattattatactaaaagaGAACCATTAAATCAAAAATAGAGTAATCTAGACCCTTTTATtaaatttctttcttattttgtCTACCCTTAGATCaagatgatgacatcatcattgactcaacatataatcaaatattcttttaatCCTTCAACTATGAATAAAATTTTCTAACAAtacatattaataattaatattctaCTAATCATATCAATTTTAATATGTCTAACATTTTAGATACCCTTTTTTATTCACATCATCAtctatctttcttttaattttattttgattttattattgattttcttataaatcttcttatagattaatattatttataaaaaaatacgtTTTTTTGTTTGGTTAACAAATAATGATTGTTTCAAAAAGCTATATGTCGATTCATGTTATAACTTTTTTgataattgattttttaataagtatTAGCATTTATATTTGCAGTTGCTTAACTTGTGTCAAGTAATATTATGATCCATCTTccattatagtttatttttcgtATTTGATTTacttacaaataattaatagcaaataattttgtatttttatggtttaaattaaccttatgTTATGAAGTATAACTAAACACTGGATAATATATGATTAAGGttgaaatataaggttgttattGTTTATAGTGAATCATTTGAATGAGCTGGTAGGAATTGAAATATTGTGACAAACAGTCATTACCatgatatgaaaaatatatgagTATTATACATCAATTACACATTAGCATAATAAAGATTACATAGTTGCTTCTATATCactatatacaatatcataGTTGATCAAGTTTTGTGCGATAGGATGGTTGACATCGATGCATTCAAGGAATCTTGGAACATCTGGGTTAAAATTGTCTTGCTTTGGAAGCAGATGTATACGTACAACCAAAAAATTGTCCCATTCGAGCCCCTCTTTAATGAAGGAGGCGTTAGGGAAATCAATAACTTCGTTATAGCTTCAATGAAGGAGATTACATGCTTGTGGATCATAGACATAATATCAGCTTCTACAAAACCACTACTATTTGTGTATCCAATTATTTTGTGGATACCGTGAAtccttataactttttataatatacgtAGTTAACTACCTTCAAGCATTGGACCAACCGTTTTAGCTTTTAATTCACTGGGAAAAAACGTGTgttgtaatatttaaaaatataatcatttgtgatattacataaaactaaaaaacacttgTCATGTGGATGGAAAACCAATGTTAAACCTTAGTCTTTgcaattatatttatagtatggttgatttatgaaaaaatcaaacggtttattttcattattcttattttatttattgttttgtacattttaataacttttaagtatttattataccattatgttaactttttatagattttttcataaatttttttcacGTTTCAcgcgggttataatctagttattattatatacaaaataaaaaattctaaaTACTACAGAGGACCTGAAATATAATTCgtttttattatgataaaatcaTGTAACTTCGAGGGAAAGGAAACATTAGACGAGAGACTAAAGTGGGACGTGGACAAAATGGTCCAACGTGGCAGCGCATAAAATGCCAATTTTCAGGTTTTATTTAGTAGTGTGGAAGgttgatattttattaattaaattaaataaattataaattaaatgggTGGGACGTTACAGTGAAAAAGCATTGACTGGATCATTAGCCGACTTAATTATATTTCCcgctttattttatttataaaaagttaaaataataatattaaaaaataaaaaagcatcACATGGAATGAAAGTATGGGACCCACTGTCGTTGCCTAACCCACGTACCCAACAAAACTTGCAGCCTACGgattacgttttttttttttttttttataatgtcaaatttcattaaatcaattacattATATTGTGATTGTAATCCAACCATGTACATATACGTTTTTACAGTGATTCTTGTTTTATAGTTAGAAGTCAAAATTACAACATATAAATTGGGTTCGGCTAAAAAACATGAGTTCGAACTAGCACAAAGTATAATTTTTGGAAAGTAAGATTCGTACCATTATTTTCGATGAATGTATCACAAACTACAAGGATTACCATAATTAGGGATCATAACATTCTGAAAATTTGTCAACTGAAGTTGCATTTTCTTAAAGAGAACCAATGATTATTGAAAAGATAGAAAGAAAAACGATCGACGTTCCTAGATATGTTGTTCTTATATTGAAAGTAATGCAACAGATTTCAACAATTCTAATCCAAGGCATTGATCCAACGATTTTCTGCTTCGTTGAAAGTATCATGTAACTTGCGGACTTCCGCAATGCATTATGACTAATATGAAAATAAGAAATCGGCATTGAACTTTATGTCATGGAATTCGAAAACAGCCATTGAGAATAACACATGCGAGAAACCTAATTTATTACCAAGACAAAAACCATGTCCCTGCTTAAAGTTTCTTAAGTGCGTCCTTCGGCCTATTTCTGCCACCATTCCATGAACTTGACCTGGGCAGCCATTGTGTCTAACCTATATAGTTGAAGTGAATGATTTGCAACTTCTTGCCCAAAACTCATCCCAAACACTGCCCCTGCTCCCAAAGCCAAAGCAGCACCTGTGAATgacataaattaacattatAAGTTGATCAATAGCACATGGCTGTAGACGATAGTGTCTGGACGGACCTCTGTATGAAGTTGGAAAATCAGGTAATCATATGTTTAAGTGTTTGGCCAAACCAATGTTAAGAACCAATTAAGTCTCTTGTAATATGTGTAAAAAAGAGGGTAAATATGTAAACTTATTGTACCCTTAGTTGATCAATTTTGTTGGAGCCAGGTATGATGATGATGGACATATAACCAGATGCGAAATATGTTGACTGGATTCATCTAAGATGATAGTAAGCTAAGATGATAATAAGCTAAGGATGATGAATAGCCACATATGATCATAGTATATATGACAAAGTTCAAGACTTCAAACCATGACAACTGTAAAAGCTTAACTTTCACCAACTCTCAAAAGAACTGTTAAAACTAACCACAACCCACGGTATTTAATGATCGATTATCTGCTCTAGTTACTATCCTCGGCTTTTTGCAACAAAAACATTCTTTTTAGAGCATTAGTATCTGGTACTGTTAGTTGGTTTGTCTTAGGAATGTAACTTGGACTTTGATGTTTCCCAACTGTTCATTTCCAACAGAAACCGGACATCTGAAATAGAGATGGCAAAATGGGAGATCGGACAGGTTGGGTAACGGGTTAAAGCAAGAATTTTAAGCACGGGTCGAACTGAAGCACCTCTTGTCAGATTTTCTTCAAAAAGAGCTTTTGACCATTTTGAGCATATAAAATGCAGAGTGACTTTCACCTATTCAACACATTTAGCCATCGCATTGTTATTCACACATGTCACTATTAGAAATAAAAACAACCAGAATCCTCTAATTCgtaagtaaatgggtcgaaattgtAACCCGGTATACTGATCTCAATTTTAAGACAACCCATGGATGGAAATTTCAGGTATTAAATGATAGCATATGCAATTGACACTAGAGCTTTGAAAAATTGAGAACACAGATACCTTATACCTGAACCGATAATTCGATAGTATTGACACTTGTTTTCTAGGAAGACCTAGGAAACACCAACAATCATCAAAAGAAGAATACTGAATAAGAGGAGACTGCTTACCATGGGGACTCTTTGAATATTTCCATGCAAAGCCAGCAGTTGACACTGCTCCAAGTATGCCTCCAACAGCCATGAATTTCACAGCATCACGGGTTGTCTTCAGCTGTATTTAAAACAACAATTTCATGTTTTCTTAGAATTTCAGAATACTAGTAACAGAGAGGTACAATTATATCATTTAGCTAGAGGAGGCAATTGAGGCCTATTATATATCAGAGAAGGTCAAGTTCGATTAATGGCATATGCCTGATGGGTAAAATGTACAATTCAAGAATTTAGCAAAAACCAGAAACGGGGTAGGTGGGTCAAAAGTTGCACAAAGTGTACTTCTATAGCACACAGCCTCTAAATCACCTTATTTGAAACAAAAGCGATCATTCTTATCATAGCATTCATAATCATATTTCATACATTAActatcaaataaataatgtcAAGTGTTTTAGGTCAACTCGATCTACACTAGAGAAACAcctattttgacccattacccaacgcGCCCATTTGTCCCTCTCTTATTAGAGCACAAAAGCAGTAGCGAAAAGTAGTAAAACGACACTATAACAGATTTACTATATACACAATGTTGTTATAACTTCTGAGTTCAATTATCACTTTAACAAGAAATTTAAGTTTCTGTTACATACAGAACTAGTGTACATAGCAAATATGAGGAGGAAATTTTAATACAGCGCTTGAACTTCAAGAAAAACTTCTAGTCTAAAAATCTAATGCATGCTAACTGAAAGGGGGGATCGAATGCATAATTGCATGGTAAGTCTAGGTGCATGTCAAAGAATCATATGTTTCAGTGCATTATATAAATTAGACTCAAGATTGTAGCTATCCAGAAGCAAAAGGGTACACTGTATCTGCTAGTAGTAGAAGGGCCCTTTTTCagagaaagaaatgaaagaGAATCACACGCTCATAATGAGCATTAGGTTTCATATATCATGTTAAACTTCCTCACAAATACGTGATTTATGAGGGTTAAGACTGAATTCAAAAATCACTATAAATAGGTACTAAGTATCCTTCAACTTTCAGAAACCGTTATAACAACAGTTAAGCCACGTCAGCATTTTTTTGACGGGTCTTCTGAGCAGAATTACCGAGATTGACCAACTTTCAGAAGTACTAAGTATGGTGTTAAGTACCAAATGAAAACGAAATGAAAGTAATTTACTAACTTGCACAGCTTGAACAACTAGTTAAGAAAACTTATATGTGTAACTTACTGTAGAAGAAGAAATTACTATATACAAACGAGAGCATGAGTGTGTGGGCATAATTCAACATTATACAATAGCTTAGATGATAGTGCCAATGCCAATAGTGTTAATTAAAACTCAAATCCGATTACGTTCTCTGTTACGGATGGCAAAATGAAAATAGGAAGATTGGATAACAGCCAATCTTTTCAGTACTTATACAATTTAGATGTTGCTGAGATGACAGTGGCATATGGCTTTGTTTTGGTGGTCATCAACAGATAATTACTGCAGTATGACCCGCGAAAGTTACTAAATTTGCATCATAAGACAGGTCTGTATAATC includes these proteins:
- the LOC122578882 gene encoding succinate dehydrogenase subunit 6, mitochondrial codes for the protein MATEGSSSSSGFWSDRFRIINSYATFLRRDSPLPSWSAADVQEFIASDPVHGPVLKTTRDAVKFMAVGGILGAVSTAGFAWKYSKSPHGAALALGAGAVFGMSFGQEVANHSLQLYRLDTMAAQVKFMEWWQK